A single region of the Mycobacterium avium subsp. avium genome encodes:
- a CDS encoding Lrp/AsnC family transcriptional regulator encodes MSETLDDVDRILVRELVADGRATLAELAASARLSVSAVQSRVRRLEARGVITGYSARIEPEAVGHRLSAFVAITPLDPSQPDDAPARLQHIEEIESCHSVAGEESYVLLVRVESARALEDLLQRIRTAANVRTRSTIILNTFYDNRVYVP; translated from the coding sequence ATGAGTGAGACGCTCGACGATGTCGACCGGATTCTGGTGCGCGAGCTGGTCGCCGACGGCCGCGCCACGCTGGCCGAGCTGGCCGCCAGCGCCCGGTTGTCGGTCTCGGCGGTGCAGTCGCGGGTGCGCAGGCTGGAGGCCCGCGGCGTGATCACGGGATACTCCGCGCGCATCGAACCGGAGGCGGTCGGGCACCGGCTGTCGGCGTTCGTGGCCATCACTCCTCTGGATCCCTCTCAACCCGATGATGCGCCGGCCCGCCTGCAGCACATCGAGGAGATCGAATCGTGCCATTCGGTGGCCGGCGAGGAAAGCTACGTGCTGCTGGTGCGCGTCGAGTCCGCCCGGGCGCTCGAGGACCTGCTGCAGCGGATCCGGACCGCCGCGAACGTCAGGACGCGAAGCACCATCATATTGAACACATTTTACGACAATAGGGTATATGTACCGTAA
- the lat gene encoding L-lysine 6-transaminase — protein MTAALERLARARSCTGPDRVHEVLSRSILTDGFDFVLDLDRSRGSVLYDARDGRRYLDMFTFFASSALGMNHPALARDAEFRAELTAAALNKPSNSDVYSVPMARFVETFVRVLGDPALPHLFFVDGGALAVENALKVAFDWKNRHNERRGVDPALGTRVLHLRGAFHGRSGYTLSLTNTKPVTVARFPRFDWPRIDAPHLRCGADIDALEAESLRQARAAFAAHPHDIACFIAEPIQGEGGDRHFRPEFFAAMRRLCDEHDALLIFDEVQTGCGLTGTAWAYQQFGVQPDVVAFGKKTQVCGIMAGRRVDEVADNVFAVSSRLNSTWGGNLADMVRARRILEVIEADELFEHAARQGAYLLRGLHDLAREFPGLVLDVRGRGLMCAFSLPTTADRDELIGRLWRGGVIVLPTGDDGVRFRPALTVSRGEIDAAIGAVRDALPTLG, from the coding sequence ATGACCGCCGCACTGGAACGCCTGGCCCGCGCCCGCTCCTGCACCGGCCCCGACCGGGTGCACGAGGTGTTGTCGCGCAGCATCCTGACCGACGGTTTCGACTTCGTGCTGGACCTGGACCGCTCCCGCGGATCGGTGCTCTATGACGCCCGGGACGGGCGGCGCTACCTGGACATGTTCACCTTCTTCGCGTCGTCGGCGCTGGGCATGAACCACCCCGCGCTGGCGCGCGATGCGGAGTTTCGCGCCGAGCTGACGGCCGCCGCGCTGAACAAGCCCAGCAATTCCGACGTCTACTCGGTGCCGATGGCCCGCTTCGTCGAGACCTTCGTCCGGGTGCTGGGCGACCCGGCGCTGCCGCATCTGTTCTTCGTCGACGGCGGCGCGCTGGCCGTGGAGAACGCGCTCAAGGTGGCGTTCGACTGGAAGAACCGGCACAACGAACGGCGCGGTGTCGACCCCGCGCTGGGCACCCGGGTGCTGCACCTGCGCGGCGCCTTCCACGGCCGCAGCGGCTACACGCTGTCGCTGACCAACACCAAGCCGGTCACGGTGGCCCGCTTCCCGAGGTTCGACTGGCCGCGGATCGACGCGCCCCACCTGCGGTGCGGGGCCGACATCGACGCCCTGGAGGCCGAGTCGCTGCGGCAGGCCCGCGCGGCGTTCGCGGCGCACCCGCACGACATCGCCTGCTTCATCGCCGAACCCATCCAGGGCGAGGGCGGCGACCGCCACTTCCGGCCGGAGTTCTTCGCGGCCATGCGGCGGCTGTGCGACGAACACGACGCTTTGCTGATCTTCGACGAGGTGCAGACGGGCTGCGGGTTGACCGGAACCGCCTGGGCCTACCAGCAATTCGGCGTGCAGCCCGACGTGGTGGCGTTCGGCAAGAAGACCCAGGTGTGCGGAATCATGGCCGGCCGCCGGGTCGACGAGGTGGCCGACAACGTGTTCGCGGTGTCGTCGCGGCTGAACTCCACCTGGGGCGGCAACCTGGCCGATATGGTGCGGGCCCGCCGCATCCTGGAGGTGATCGAGGCCGACGAGCTGTTCGAGCACGCCGCCCGGCAGGGCGCCTACCTGCTGCGCGGCCTGCACGACCTGGCCCGCGAGTTCCCCGGCCTGGTGCTCGACGTCCGCGGCCGCGGGCTGATGTGCGCGTTCAGCCTGCCCACCACGGCGGACCGCGACGAGCTGATCGGCCGGCTGTGGCGAGGCGGGGTGATCGTGTTGCCCACGGGCGACGACGGGGTGCGGTTCCGCCCGGCGCTGACCGTCTCGCGCGGCGAGATCGACGCGGCGATCGGGGCGGTCCGCGACGCGCTGCCGACCCTGGGCTAG
- the usfY gene encoding protein UsfY, translated as MGDTFHDPVDHLRTTRPLAGESLIDVLHWPGYLLVVAGVVGACGSLAAFATGHHHEGMTAGVTAVIAAVLGLVWLAVEHRRIRRIADRWYAEHPEVHRQWPAS; from the coding sequence ATGGGAGACACCTTTCACGACCCCGTCGACCATCTGAGGACCACGCGGCCGCTCGCCGGCGAGTCGCTGATCGACGTCCTGCACTGGCCGGGGTATCTGTTAGTCGTCGCGGGCGTCGTCGGAGCCTGCGGAAGCCTTGCGGCGTTTGCCACCGGACATCATCACGAGGGCATGACGGCCGGCGTCACGGCGGTCATCGCCGCGGTGCTGGGGCTGGTCTGGCTGGCCGTGGAGCACCGCCGGATCCGCCGGATCGCCGACCGCTGGTACGCCGAACATCCCGAGGTGCACAGGCAGTGGCCGGCCAGCTGA
- the hglS gene encoding 2-oxoadipate dioxygenase/decarboxylase produces MSRPKWLPAWRLRAMFAAGLSAMYAAEVPGYATLVQVCTRVNADHVARHPDAERWGSLRRVTAERHGAIRVGSPAELRAVADLFAAFGMAPVGYYDLRRAASPIPVVCTAFRPVDGNELSLNPFRMFTSMLATRDRRYFDRDLRARVDNFLAHRQLFDPALLARARSIAAAGGCADDAARPFVAAAVASFALSGKPIERSWYDELSRVSAVAADIAGVCSTHLNHLTPRVLDIDELYRRMTGRGIAMIDAIQGPPATGGPAVLLRQTSFRALAEPRRFRGDDGRITEGTVRVRFGEVEARGVALTPRGRRRYDAAMAADDPAAVWANYFPATDAQMAAEGLGYYRGGDPSAPIVYEDFLPASAAGIFRSNLDAETPGAAQAAPAVDDSGYDQDWLAGALGREIHDPYPLYEALAQEAPR; encoded by the coding sequence TTGAGCCGGCCGAAATGGTTGCCCGCCTGGCGGTTGCGCGCGATGTTCGCCGCGGGCCTCTCGGCGATGTACGCCGCCGAGGTGCCCGGCTACGCCACCCTGGTGCAGGTGTGCACGCGGGTGAACGCCGATCACGTGGCGCGGCACCCCGACGCCGAACGGTGGGGCTCGCTGCGCCGGGTCACCGCCGAGCGGCACGGCGCCATCCGGGTGGGCAGCCCGGCCGAACTGCGCGCGGTCGCCGATCTTTTCGCCGCGTTCGGCATGGCGCCGGTCGGCTACTACGACCTGCGCCGCGCTGCGTCGCCGATCCCGGTGGTGTGCACCGCTTTTCGGCCGGTCGACGGCAACGAGTTGTCGCTCAACCCGTTTCGCATGTTCACCTCGATGCTGGCCACCCGCGACCGGCGCTACTTCGACCGCGACCTGCGCGCCCGGGTGGACAACTTCCTGGCGCACCGGCAGCTGTTCGATCCGGCGTTGCTGGCCCGGGCCCGGAGCATCGCCGCCGCGGGCGGCTGCGCCGACGATGCCGCCCGGCCGTTCGTCGCGGCCGCGGTGGCGTCATTCGCGTTGTCCGGCAAGCCGATCGAGCGGTCCTGGTACGACGAGCTGTCGCGGGTGTCGGCGGTGGCCGCCGACATCGCCGGTGTCTGCTCCACCCACCTCAACCACCTGACCCCGCGCGTGCTGGACATCGATGAGCTGTACCGGCGGATGACCGGGCGCGGCATCGCGATGATCGACGCCATCCAGGGGCCGCCGGCCACCGGCGGGCCGGCGGTGTTGTTGCGGCAGACCTCTTTTCGCGCGCTGGCCGAACCCCGCCGGTTCCGCGGCGACGACGGCCGCATCACCGAGGGGACGGTACGGGTGCGCTTCGGCGAGGTGGAGGCGCGCGGTGTGGCGCTGACCCCGCGGGGCCGCCGCCGCTACGACGCCGCGATGGCCGCCGACGACCCGGCCGCGGTGTGGGCCAACTACTTTCCCGCCACCGACGCGCAGATGGCGGCCGAGGGCCTGGGCTACTACCGCGGCGGCGACCCGTCAGCACCGATCGTCTACGAGGACTTCCTGCCCGCCTCGGCGGCGGGCATCTTCCGGTCCAACCTGGACGCGGAAACCCCCGGTGCCGCCCAGGCCGCCCC
- a CDS encoding SufE family protein, with protein sequence MSIPAPLAEVVSDFAEVQGQDKLALLLEFANELPPLPPELEEAAMEPVPECQTPLFMHVDASDRNRVRLHFSAPAESPTTRGFAAILATGLDRQPAADILAVPEDFYDDLGLAALISPLRLRGLSAMLARIKRRLRESPG encoded by the coding sequence ATGAGCATCCCCGCGCCGCTGGCCGAAGTGGTGTCCGACTTCGCCGAAGTGCAGGGCCAGGACAAGCTGGCGCTGCTGCTGGAATTCGCCAACGAACTCCCCCCGCTGCCGCCGGAGCTCGAGGAGGCGGCCATGGAGCCGGTGCCCGAATGCCAGACGCCGCTGTTCATGCACGTCGATGCCAGCGACCGGAACCGGGTGCGGCTGCACTTTTCCGCACCCGCCGAATCGCCGACCACCCGGGGCTTCGCCGCGATCCTGGCCACCGGTCTGGACCGCCAGCCCGCCGCCGACATCCTCGCGGTGCCAGAGGATTTTTATGATGACCTCGGGCTGGCCGCGCTGATCAGCCCGCTGCGATTGCGGGGCCTGTCGGCGATGCTCGCCCGGATCAAGCGCAGGCTGCGCGAGTCGCCCGGCTAA
- a CDS encoding RNA polymerase sigma factor SigF gives MTARAAGGSVSRPNEYADVPDMFRELATAEPDSMEFQRQRDKIVERCLPLADHIARRFEGRGEPRDDLVQVARVGLVNAVVRFDVDAGSDFVSFAVPTIMGEVRRHFRDNSWSVKVPRRLKELHLRLGTATADLSQRLGRAPTATELAAELEMDREEVVEGLVAGSSYNTLSIDSGGGSEEEEVRAIADTLGDVDTGLDRIEDQESLRPLLEALPERERTVLVLRFFESMTQTQIAERVGISQMHVSRLLAKSLTRLRDQLQ, from the coding sequence GTGACAGCGCGAGCTGCCGGCGGTTCGGTTTCTCGCCCGAACGAATACGCCGATGTCCCGGACATGTTCCGTGAGTTGGCCACTGCCGAGCCCGACTCGATGGAGTTTCAGCGTCAACGGGACAAGATCGTCGAGCGGTGCCTGCCGCTGGCCGACCACATTGCGCGCCGCTTCGAGGGCCGCGGCGAGCCCCGCGACGACCTGGTTCAGGTGGCCCGGGTCGGCCTGGTCAACGCGGTGGTCCGGTTCGACGTCGACGCCGGCTCGGACTTCGTCTCGTTCGCGGTGCCCACCATCATGGGTGAGGTTCGCCGGCACTTCCGGGACAACAGCTGGTCGGTGAAGGTGCCGCGGCGGCTCAAGGAGCTGCACCTGCGGCTGGGCACCGCGACCGCCGACCTGTCGCAGCGGCTGGGCCGGGCGCCCACCGCGACCGAGCTCGCCGCGGAGCTGGAGATGGACCGCGAAGAGGTGGTCGAGGGGCTGGTCGCCGGCAGCTCCTACAACACCTTGTCCATCGACAGCGGCGGCGGCAGCGAAGAAGAGGAAGTCCGCGCGATCGCCGACACGCTGGGCGACGTGGACACCGGGCTGGACCGCATCGAGGACCAGGAGTCGCTGCGGCCGTTGCTCGAGGCGCTGCCCGAACGCGAACGCACCGTGCTGGTGTTGCGGTTCTTCGAGTCGATGACCCAAACCCAGATCGCCGAGCGGGTGGGCATCTCGCAGATGCACGTGTCGCGGCTGCTGGCCAAGTCGCTAACGCGGCTTCGTGACCAATTGCAGTAG
- a CDS encoding acetyl/propionyl/methylcrotonyl-CoA carboxylase subunit alpha — protein MASHASSRISKVLVANRGEIAVRVIRAARDAGLSSVAVYAEPDADAPHVRLADEAFALGGQTSAESYLDFGKLLDAAAKSGANAIHPGYGFLSENADFAQAVIDAGLIWIGPSPQSIRDLGDKVTARHIAARAQAPLVPGTPDPVKDADEVVAFAKEYGVPIAIKAAFGGGGKGMKVARTIEEIPELYESAVREAVAAFGRGECFVERYLDKPRHVEAQVIADQHGNVVVAGTRDCSLQRRFQKLVEEAPAPFLSDAQRKEIHESAKRICKEAHYYGAGTVEYLVGQDGLISFLEVNTRLQVEHPVTEETAGIDLVLQQFKIANGDKLDITEEPEPRGHAIEFRINGEDAGRNFLPAPGPVTRYDIPTGPGVRLDSGVEAGSVIGGQFDSMLSKLIVYGADRQQALARARRALDEFHVEGLATVIPFHRAVVRDPAFIGDDNGFAVHTRWIETEWNNTVEPFTGGEPLDDEDARPRQKVVVEVGGRRLEVSLPGDLALSNGGSADPAGVIRKKPKPRKRGGHGGATASGDAVTAPMQGTVVKVAVEEGQEVSAGDLVVVLEAMKMENPVTAHKDGVITGLAVEAGAAITQGTVLAEIK, from the coding sequence GTGGCCAGTCACGCCAGCTCGAGGATCTCCAAGGTGCTCGTCGCCAACCGCGGCGAGATCGCTGTCCGGGTGATCCGCGCGGCCCGCGATGCGGGCCTGTCCAGCGTGGCGGTGTACGCCGAACCGGATGCCGACGCGCCGCACGTCCGGCTGGCCGACGAGGCGTTCGCTCTGGGTGGTCAGACGTCGGCCGAGTCCTACCTGGACTTCGGCAAGCTGCTCGACGCGGCCGCCAAGTCCGGGGCCAACGCCATCCACCCCGGCTACGGCTTCCTGTCCGAGAACGCCGACTTCGCCCAGGCCGTGATCGACGCCGGGCTGATCTGGATCGGCCCCAGCCCGCAGTCCATCCGCGACCTCGGTGACAAGGTCACCGCCCGCCACATCGCCGCCCGCGCGCAGGCGCCGCTGGTGCCCGGCACCCCCGACCCGGTCAAGGACGCCGACGAGGTGGTGGCCTTCGCCAAGGAGTACGGCGTGCCGATCGCCATCAAGGCCGCGTTCGGCGGCGGCGGCAAGGGCATGAAGGTGGCCCGCACCATCGAGGAGATCCCCGAGCTCTACGAGTCGGCGGTGCGCGAGGCCGTCGCGGCGTTCGGCCGCGGCGAGTGCTTCGTCGAGCGCTACCTGGACAAGCCGCGCCACGTCGAGGCCCAGGTGATCGCCGACCAGCACGGCAACGTCGTCGTCGCCGGCACCCGCGACTGCTCGCTGCAGCGCCGGTTCCAGAAGCTGGTCGAGGAGGCGCCGGCGCCGTTCCTGTCGGACGCGCAGCGCAAGGAGATCCACGAGTCGGCCAAGCGGATCTGCAAGGAGGCCCACTACTACGGCGCCGGCACCGTCGAATACCTGGTCGGCCAGGACGGCCTGATCTCCTTCCTGGAGGTCAACACCCGTCTGCAGGTCGAGCACCCGGTCACCGAGGAGACCGCCGGCATCGACCTGGTGCTGCAGCAGTTCAAGATCGCCAACGGCGACAAGCTGGACATCACCGAGGAGCCGGAGCCGCGCGGGCACGCCATCGAGTTCCGGATCAACGGCGAGGACGCGGGACGCAACTTCCTGCCCGCGCCCGGCCCGGTCACCCGCTACGACATTCCCACCGGGCCTGGGGTGCGGCTGGACTCCGGCGTCGAGGCCGGCTCGGTGATCGGCGGGCAGTTCGACTCGATGCTGTCCAAGCTGATCGTGTACGGCGCCGACCGGCAGCAGGCGCTGGCCCGCGCCCGCCGCGCCCTGGACGAGTTCCACGTCGAGGGTCTGGCCACCGTCATCCCGTTCCACCGCGCCGTGGTGCGCGACCCGGCCTTCATCGGTGACGACAACGGGTTCGCGGTGCACACCCGCTGGATCGAGACCGAGTGGAACAACACCGTCGAGCCGTTCACCGGCGGCGAGCCCCTGGACGACGAGGACGCCCGGCCCCGCCAGAAGGTGGTGGTGGAGGTCGGCGGCCGCCGGCTCGAGGTGTCGCTGCCCGGGGATCTGGCCCTGTCGAACGGGGGCTCGGCCGACCCGGCCGGCGTGATCCGCAAGAAGCCCAAGCCGCGCAAGCGGGGCGGGCACGGCGGCGCGACGGCCTCCGGCGACGCGGTCACCGCACCCATGCAGGGCACCGTGGTCAAGGTCGCGGTCGAGGAGGGCCAGGAGGTCTCCGCCGGCGACCTGGTGGTGGTGCTCGAGGCGATGAAGATGGAGAACCCGGTCACCGCGCACAAGGACGGCGTCATCACCGGCCTTGCGGTCGAGGCCGGCGCCGCCATCACCCAGGGCACGGTGCTCGCCGAGATCAAGTAG
- a CDS encoding ATP-binding protein, with protein MKDAGLHADKRPRGHRAVELHVAARLENLAMLRTLVGAIGTFEDLDFDAVADLRLAVDEVCTRLIRSATPDATLIVVVDPQDDQLVVEASAACDTHDVVAPGSFSWHVLTSLADDVQTFHDGREPNEAGSVFGITLTARRAASSR; from the coding sequence ATGAAGGATGCTGGATTGCACGCTGACAAGCGTCCGCGCGGCCACCGCGCCGTCGAACTCCATGTCGCCGCGCGGCTGGAAAACCTCGCGATGCTGCGCACCCTGGTCGGCGCCATCGGCACTTTCGAGGACCTGGATTTCGATGCGGTGGCGGACCTGCGGCTCGCGGTCGACGAAGTGTGCACCCGGTTGATTCGCTCCGCCACTCCCGACGCGACGCTGATCGTCGTCGTCGACCCGCAAGACGACCAATTAGTGGTCGAGGCTTCCGCGGCATGCGACACCCACGACGTGGTGGCGCCCGGCAGCTTCAGCTGGCACGTCCTGACGTCTTTGGCCGACGACGTTCAGACTTTCCATGACGGTCGCGAACCCAACGAAGCCGGCAGTGTCTTCGGCATCACACTGACGGCGCGACGGGCGGCCTCCAGCAGGTGA
- a CDS encoding STAS domain-containing protein, with protein sequence MESAMSVAQSWQQSRTAQFTARWGLTGTLITVDGELDAANADQLAAYVQQSVNRSRRVILDLRGLNFIGTAGFSALHRINVICSAAQTSWAMAPSPAVARLLRLCDPDGTLPVTTPKAEPLLEPRRANDDESPGPLLQLVTKPR encoded by the coding sequence ATGGAGTCAGCGATGTCTGTGGCCCAATCTTGGCAGCAAAGCCGCACCGCACAATTCACGGCGCGGTGGGGGCTGACCGGGACCCTGATCACCGTCGACGGCGAACTCGACGCCGCCAACGCCGATCAGCTCGCCGCCTACGTGCAACAGAGCGTCAACCGTTCCCGCCGCGTGATCCTGGACCTGCGTGGCCTGAATTTCATTGGCACCGCCGGTTTTTCGGCCCTGCATCGGATCAACGTGATCTGCTCGGCGGCCCAGACGTCGTGGGCCATGGCGCCCAGCCCCGCGGTGGCGCGGCTACTGCGGCTGTGCGACCCGGACGGCACGTTGCCGGTGACCACCCCGAAGGCCGAGCCGCTGCTGGAGCCGCGGCGGGCTAACGACGACGAATCGCCCGGGCCGCTACTGCAATTGGTCACGAAGCCGCGTTAG